The Streptomyces rubrogriseus genomic sequence GACCTGTCCCTCGCGGACCTGCGTGCCCTGGAGGCCGAGCTGCGCCGGGCCGAGCAGGCGCTCGGTGCCGGCCGGGATCCGGACGTGCTCGCCGCGTACACCGTGCTCGTCGAGCGCTACGAGGCCCGAGACGGCCACGACGCCGACCGCCGGGTGGACATCGCGCTGCACCACCTCGGCCTGCCGGCGCTCCGCCGTGAGCGCCGGCTCGGCACCCTCTCCGGGGGCGAGCGCTCCCGTCTTGCCCTGGCCGGCGTCCTCGCGGGCCGCCCGGAAGTTCTTCTGCTGGACGAGCCGACCAACGACCTGGACGATCAGGCCGTGGAGTGGCTGGAGACGCAGCTGCGGGCACACCGCGGCACGGTGCTCGCGGTCACCCACGACCGCGTCTTCCTGGAGCGTCTCACCAGCACGATTCTGGAGGCAGAGGGGGGTAGGGTCGCCCGCTACGGCGACGGCTACACCGGCTACCGTACGGCGAAGGCCGCGGAGCGCCGCCGCCGGCTCCAGGAACACGAGGAGTGGCGGTCGGAGCTGGCTCGCAACGAGCGGCTGGCCACCGGCCACGCCGCCCGCCTCGGCGCCATTCCGCGCAAGGCGTCCCTGGCCAACTTCGGCCACGGTGGCTTCCGGGCCCGCGGCCGTGCCCACGGCGCCATGTCCCGTATCCGCAACGCCCGCGAGCGGGTCGCGCGGCTGACCGAGAAACCGGTGGCGCCACCGCCGGACGCGCTGGCGTTCACCGCTCGCATGGCCACGGCAGCGGAGGAAACGACGGCCACCGGGACCGCTGACGCGACGCTCCCCGCCGTACAGCTGTCGGACGTGCGCGTGGGCGACCGCCTGTACCTGGGCTGCCTCGGCCTCGGCCGCCGCGACCGGCTTCTCGTCACCGGCCCCAACGGCGCGGGAAAGACCACCCTGTTGAAGGTGCTCGCCGGTGAACTGCGGCCGGACGAGGGCTCGGTGCGAGTACCGGGCCGGGTAGGGCATCTGCGCCAGGAGGAGACGCCGTGGCCGCCGGAGCTGACGGTCGCCGAGGCGTTCGGGCTGGGCCGAGCGGGTGCCGCCGACGAGCACGCCGACGCCCTGCTCGCCCTCGGCCTCTTCCGCCCGGCGGAACTGAGCCTGCGCATGGGCGAGTTGTCCTACGGCCAGCGCCGCCGCGTGGAACTGGCCCGCCTGGTCTCGGAGCCCGCCGACCTCCTTCTGCTCGACGAGCCGACGAACCACCTGTCACCGGCGCTGGTCGAGGAAGTGGAAGAGGCGCTGACCGGGTTCTCGGGGGCGATCGTGCTGGTCACACACGATCGCGCGCTGCGCGGGCGGTTCCGGGGCAGGCGTCTGACACTGCCGGCGGCACCGGGGGCCCGGACGGGACAGCCCGCGGTCGTGGCACACCGGCCGCGCCCCGGTTCAGGGGCGTAGGACCGGGAAGTCGGCCTCGGCCCAGAGGGCTCGGAGGGCGGCGGCCCGGTCGCCGGTGCGGGCGGCGTGATGGTCGGCAGTCCACACCCTTACCGCGGTTGCCGCGGTGGCCTCGGTCGTCCCGGTGACCTCGGTGGAGGAGTCCCGGGCAGGTGGCCAGCCCGGGCTTCCGGTGGCGGCGAAGTCGGCCCAGGCGCGCACCATTCGGCGTGCCAGTTCCTGGTCGGCGGCGGTGGGTGCGCCGCCGATGAGGAAGGCCAGCCGCTCGTCGTCCAGGTTGCCGAAGGCGAAGGGAACGTCCGCACAGTGCCAGGCGCGTACCACCCCACCCGGATCGGCGCGGCGCCGGTCGAAGCGGGACAGGAACGCCCGGCCGCCGGCCCGGGCGTGGACTTCGGCGAGTCGGTCGGCGTACTCACCGAACAGCAGGTCGCCGAAGACGGCGAGGTAGACGTCCAGCACCGGGGCCTGGGGGAGCGCGGCGCGGTAGCCGGCCACCAGGCCGTCGGGGAGGCCGAAGTCCTCGGCGAAGCGGGCTAGTTGCTCGTCGGTGGTGACCTTCGCGCTGCTGCCGACGGCGTCGAGCAGCCAGTACTCCTCCGTGGTGTGGCAGACCAGCAGGTCCACGTCCCGGGCCGCACCGGCCGCCATCCCCGTGAGGGGGTCGGTGGGCAGGACGTCGTCGTCGAGGACCGGGGCGTACAGCGAGGGGTCGTAGTGGCGGGACCCGGAGGCGGGGTCGTGCCGGTAGTCGTCGACCACCTGGTCGGCGGCGGCGACCAGGGCCTGCGGAGTCGTGGAGAGGAGACCCGCCGACGTGGCCGGGCAGCCCGCCGCGGCGGCGATCTCGCGCGTGGTCGCGGCCGCGGTGTCGCGCGTGTAACAGGGGCTGGCGGGGCTGTGCGCGATGGCGCGGTGGAACAGGCCGCGGGCGCGGTCCATCACCATGAGGCAGGCGACCGAGGCGGCTCCGGAGGACTGGCCGGCGACGGTGACGTTGTCGGGATCGCCACCGAAGGCGGCGATGTTCTCGCGCACCCACCGCAGGGCGGCGACCTGGTCGAGCAGCCCCCGGTTGTCGGGGTGAACGATCGGCCCGTCCGGCGGGACGTGGCCGAACCCCTCGAAACCGATGCGGTAGTTGAGAGTCACCACGACCAGTCCGGCACGGGCCAGTACGGTGCCGTCGAAGTCGGGCTGGGCCGACGAGCCGAAGGCGTAGGCACCGCCGTGGATCCAGACGAGCACCGGCAGGGGGCCACCGTCCGGGGCCGGCGTCCACAGGTTGACGGTGAGGACGTCCTCGTCGCCGGGAGACCACACGGGCGCCCCGGGCAGCCGCGCGGACTGCGGGGCGACCGGACCGAATCTCCTGCCGTCCCGCACCCCGGTCCAGGCGGGTGCCGGAGCCGGCTCCCGGAACCGGTGGACGCCGAACGGCGCGGCGGCATACGGAACACCGAGGACGGCGACGACGTCGCCGGAGACCCGGAACCCCCGGACCGAACCGTGCCGGGTCTTGAACACGTCCACCGGGACCGCCTCTCGCCGCACGCCTGTGGGACGGGGCACAGCATGGCATCGCCCGGCCGGCCGGGACCAACACCAAGATCGTCAGGATTGACGCTCCGGTGTTGTCAATCTTGGTTCCGCCGGTCGGAGCGGGCCTACTCACCGTCCATCAGGAGCAGTGACTTGCCCACCGTCGTACGCGCGGCCAGAGCGCGGTGGGCGTCGGCGGCCCGCGCCAGCGGGTAGGTGGCGCCGATGGCCGGGCGCAGGCGTCCCTCGGCGGCGCTCTCCAGTGCCAGGCCCAGCAGTTCCCGGGCGGTCTCCCGGTCCGGAGGGCCGTCCATGAGCGGCATGAGCAGCCGGACGCCCCGGCGCGCGGCGGATTCCCGGTCCGGGGCGGCGAATCCGCCGGCGGTCCCGTAGGTGACGAAGCGCCCACCGTCCGCGACCGCGTCGACGCTGGTCGCACCGAGCGCCCCGCCCGCACCGTCGTAGACGAGCGCGGCACCGCCACCGGTCGCCTCGCGCACCCGCTCGACCCAGTCCGCCCGCGTGTAGTCGACGACGGCCTCGGCGCCCAGGTCCCGGGCCATGGCCAGCTTGGCTTCGCTGGACGCGGCGGCCACCACCCGGGCCCCCGCGTCGACCGCCAACTGCACCAGTAGTGTGCCCGCCCCACCGGCCGCCGCCGAGACCAGTACCCATTCCCCCTTCCGCGGCGCCCCCAGCCGGTGGAAGCCGAGAGCGGTCACGCCGTCGTGCACCAGCGCGGCCGCCGTCACGGCGGCCAGCCCGTCCGGAACCGGCATGATCTCTTCCGCATCCGCGACGACCCGTTCGGCGTATCCGGTGCCGGTTCGCACGACCACGCTCCGGCCGATCCAGCCCGGGTCCACCCCGTCACCGACTGCCAGCACCTCGCCCGCTCCGCCACCACCCGGCACGTACGGCAGCGTTCGCGGGAAGAAGTCCTGACCCCAGCCGCCGCGCAGCAGCGTGTCCAGGAAGATGACGTCGGCCGCGACCATGCCGACGACCACCTGGCCGGGGCCGGGCACGGGGTCGGGCAGGTCGACCAGGGTCAGCACGTCCGGAGCACCGAACGAGGTCACGTGGATCGCATGCATGAGCAGCACCCTTCGCTGGAGGCGACATCCCGCCCACCCTCCAACCTCAAGTCCGATCGAGGTCAAGGCTCGTTCGTCGTCCGCGGTGGAGTCGGGCCGGTCGGCAAGGGGTGACGGACGGAGGGACGTATGGAGGGACGTATGGAGGGACGTATGGAGAACAGACGACTGCACGGGTGTCTCGGGGCGGTGGTCGGACTTCCTCCCGGCTCCGGGTTTCTGAGGGGTGTGTCGGTCGTCTGTCGGCGGTGCGGGGTCAGCCGGGCCGGGTGTCGCGGAAGTCCAGGGCGTCCGACTGCAGGGCGACGAGTCCGGAGTACGTCCCTCCCTTGGCGAGGAGCTCCCCGTGCGTGCCGGTCTCCGCCGTGCGGCCCTCGTCGAGGACGGCGATGACATCGGCGTTCCTGACGGAGTCCAGCCGGTGGGAGATCAGGAGGGTGGTGCGGCCCTGGCGCAGTGAGCGCAGCAGGGCCCGCAGCCGGTGGTCGGCGGCGGGATCGAGCCGGGAGCTGGGCTCGTCCAGCAGGAGCAGGTCGGCGTCGTCCTGCAGGATCGCCCGTGCCAGCGCGAGGCGCTGCCACTGGCCGCCGGACAGGGTGTGGCCGCTGTGGCTGCCGGCCTGGGGGTCGTCCTGGCGGAACACGAGACTCAGCAGCGTGTCGTAACCACCGGACAGCCGGGTGATCTCCTCGTGGATGCCCGCGCGGCGGGCGGCGCGCTCGATCCCCGCGGTGTCGCCCAGCGCCTCCAGCCGGCCGATGCCTATGTTCTCCCCGGCGGTCAGGTCGTACTCCATGAAGTCCTGGAACACGGCGCTGAGCCGGGCCCGGTACACCTCGGGCGCGAAGTCGCGGATGTCGACGCCGTCCCAAAGGATGCGGCCCTTGCAGGGGTCGTAGAAGCGGCAGAGGAGTTTGATCAGCGTGGACTTGCCCGCGCCGTTGACCCCGACGAGCGCGGTGGTGAGGCCCACCGGGATGTGCAGGGTCACGCCGCGCAGGATCCAGTCCTGATCGTCGTGGTGGCGGAACCAGACGTCCTCGACGCTGATGCCTTCCCGCAAAGGGCTCAGGAGGGCCGGTGCCTCGCACCGGGGCAGGTCGTCGGGGGTGTCGCACAGGTCCAGGAACGCCTCGAAGTGCAGAAGTGCGCCGTAGCATCGCGTACTGTCGTTGACCAGGCCCGACAGTGCCCCCTGGGCAGCGGTGATCGCCGCCAGCAGCAGCGTGAGGTCGCCCACGCTGAGTCTGCCGTGCCACACGTCCGTCGCGGCCCAGGCCAGGCCGGTGGTCGTGATGACAGCGGCGATCGATTCGGCGACCAGTTCGTATCGCAGGACCCTGCCGTCCAGCCGCCGGGCCACGGCGTTGGCGCCGGCCATCTCCCGGGCGGCACGACCGGCTACGAAGTGGCCGGCGCGAAACAGCCGGATCTCCTTGGCCGCACGATGCCCGGTCAACAGCTCGGAGTAGAAGGACTCCTTGCGGTGGACCGGGCTGAGCAGCCACATGGTGCGCACCTGCTGGCGGTGGATCCGCGTCTCCATGACGACGGCGGGCAGTGCGCCGAGGAGTACCAGAGCGGCGAGCGGGGGCCGCAGGGCCAGGAGCGATGCGGCGAACCCCGCCGAGATGACCAGCGATCTGATCGCGGTCGTCCCCGACTCGACGAGCTCCAGGGAAGCCGATCCCGCCGAGTCGCGCGCCATGCGAATCCGGTCGGCCATGCGCGGGGACTCGAAGTAGGTGAGGCCGGAGAAGGAGTTCATCACCTCGGCCACACGTCGGTGCGCCGCCAGCCGGGTGCTCCGCTGCAATTCCTTGACACAGTAGGCTGAGAAGCCTGGCAGCACCGCCAGCGCCACCCCGGTGGCGGCCATCACCGCTCCCCAGGTGAGCAGGTACCCGGCCGGCCGCCGGTCGATCAGCCCGTCCACAAGGAACTTGGTGGCCCAGGCGCTGGTCAGCGGAACAGCGGCGAGCAGCAGGCTGACGGCGATGTAGCCGGCGAAGGAGCCGGGCGCCGAGCCGACGACGAGCGCGGCCGCGGTCCGCACGCCGCGGACGATCCGAGCGCGCCGACGCCGGGTCCGCGCGGATTCGCCAGGCACGGTCACACCGACTCCATGAGGCGGAAGTGACGTGTGGTGGGAGCCTCGGCAACGACGACGTGCCGTCGGCCCTCACGACGGACCCGGTAGAACAGCGGGTAGGCGGTGACGCCGAACGCGGTGATGATGCTGCCGTCGCCCTCCTCGTGCACGACGACGGCGGTCCGGCTCAGCCGTTCCGTCTCGGCGTCCAACTCGTGGCGGGCCGCCGGCCGGTCCAGCTCGTGGGGTTCGTGCCGGATGACGGCGATCGCCGGAATTCCGCTGTCCGCCAGCCGGCCGGCCAGGGCCGCGTAGTCGTCCACAGCCGCCTGGCAAGGCGGGCATCCGATCATGAAGAACCCCACGACATACTCGTCCATCGCCGCGGCACCGACCGGCAGGCCTTCGAACGACTTGGCCTCGAACGAGGGCAGCTCATGTCCGACGGGCAGCGAGACCGTGTCAGGGCCTTCCAGCTCCGCCGATGGGCGCGTGGGGTCCCGTCGGACGGCGCGGGCGAGGCGGGTGGTCAGGACGAGATTCGCGCACACCGCGACGGCCAGGGCGCCGCAGACGACGTAAAGGGTGGTCATCGCTTCCTCGGGGTCAGGGCCGCGGCCACGGCCTCGTGCAGGACGACGGCGATGCCGATCCCGGCGCCGGTCGCCGTGAGCAGGACGCGCTCGGCGGTGCCCGGCAGCGTCGGGCCGGTTGGTGCCAGGGCAAGGAACAGGGCGAGCGCCGACAGGGTGGTGTTGCGCCACAGGTGACGGCTGCCCAGCGTCTCGCGAGCCGTCCCGAAGCAGGCGCAGCGCAGGCCGAGTTGCCGCCGTGTACTCATCAGGACACCTCCGGCGAGCACGGCGAGCAGCAGCGCGGCAAGGCCCAGCCCTGCCGACGCCGGGCCCAGGAGCAGCACGGTCGCGACGGTGGCCTCGGCGACGATCAGCGTCGCGGCACAGAATCGGCCGAAACGCGTACCGGTCGGGCCGAGCGCGGCGAGAGAGGCGGACAGGTCGGCGAAGGCGGGGGCCCGCAGCTTACTGACCGCCGCCACGGCGAACAGAGCTGTGAACGCACCGCGCCCCACCTCGATGAGGGCTTCCAGCACGTGGGTACCTTCTGGAGGGAAGGGGGCCGCCCGCCCACCGGAGACCGGCACGGGCGGGCGGCCCCGTCAGGGAACGGACCTGCGGATCAGCAGCCGCAGCGGATGAACTTGCGGTCGCCGGACACCTCGACCGGGTACCCGTCGTAGCAGGCGTAGGTGCGGCGCTGGGTGTACTTGCGCCGGGTCGTCTCACAACTGCCCGCGGACGCCGTGATGCACGCGTACTCGTACCACGTTTGACCGGGTGAACAGGACGCAGCCATTGCCTTGACCTTTCTGAGAGACGAACGCGGACCCGGACACGGCGTTCGTACCGCCGCTGGTCCGCGGTGACCCCGGACTCGAACGCGGCGAGCCGGGTGTCACCGAGATTGCCGACCACCGCCGGGCCGGAGCAACGGCGACCGCCTGTCCCGGACAGCGTCGGGCTGTCCGGGCTGGTCAGAGCCTTGTCCGGATCGCGTTCCGGACAGCGGGGCATGGCGGAATTCCGGTGTTGCTCCTTTGACGTGGTCGCAGCAAGATGAGGTTCATGGGGAACCTGGGGGGCGATGTGTCGCCGCATGCGGCCCGAGACGCCGCGGGCCTTGTCGAGTCGATGCAGCGTCTCAAGGACCGCTCGGGACTGACCTACCGCGCGTTG encodes the following:
- a CDS encoding TlrC/CarA/OleB/SrmB family ABC-F type ribosomal protection protein, with amino-acid sequence MHTSQLTLSHVTKRYPGRTVLDQVSLTLKPGEKAGLIGDNGAGKSTLLRIVAGQERPDSGEATVTADGGIGFLPQSLPLPPTATVQDAVDLSLADLRALEAELRRAEQALGAGRDPDVLAAYTVLVERYEARDGHDADRRVDIALHHLGLPALRRERRLGTLSGGERSRLALAGVLAGRPEVLLLDEPTNDLDDQAVEWLETQLRAHRGTVLAVTHDRVFLERLTSTILEAEGGRVARYGDGYTGYRTAKAAERRRRLQEHEEWRSELARNERLATGHAARLGAIPRKASLANFGHGGFRARGRAHGAMSRIRNARERVARLTEKPVAPPPDALAFTARMATAAEETTATGTADATLPAVQLSDVRVGDRLYLGCLGLGRRDRLLVTGPNGAGKTTLLKVLAGELRPDEGSVRVPGRVGHLRQEETPWPPELTVAEAFGLGRAGAADEHADALLALGLFRPAELSLRMGELSYGQRRRVELARLVSEPADLLLLDEPTNHLSPALVEEVEEALTGFSGAIVLVTHDRALRGRFRGRRLTLPAAPGARTGQPAVVAHRPRPGSGA
- a CDS encoding carboxylesterase/lipase family protein; its protein translation is MDVFKTRHGSVRGFRVSGDVVAVLGVPYAAAPFGVHRFREPAPAPAWTGVRDGRRFGPVAPQSARLPGAPVWSPGDEDVLTVNLWTPAPDGGPLPVLVWIHGGAYAFGSSAQPDFDGTVLARAGLVVVTLNYRIGFEGFGHVPPDGPIVHPDNRGLLDQVAALRWVRENIAAFGGDPDNVTVAGQSSGAASVACLMVMDRARGLFHRAIAHSPASPCYTRDTAAATTREIAAAAGCPATSAGLLSTTPQALVAAADQVVDDYRHDPASGSRHYDPSLYAPVLDDDVLPTDPLTGMAAGAARDVDLLVCHTTEEYWLLDAVGSSAKVTTDEQLARFAEDFGLPDGLVAGYRAALPQAPVLDVYLAVFGDLLFGEYADRLAEVHARAGGRAFLSRFDRRRADPGGVVRAWHCADVPFAFGNLDDERLAFLIGGAPTAADQELARRMVRAWADFAATGSPGWPPARDSSTEVTGTTEATAATAVRVWTADHHAARTGDRAAALRALWAEADFPVLRP
- a CDS encoding zinc-binding dehydrogenase, which produces MHAIHVTSFGAPDVLTLVDLPDPVPGPGQVVVGMVAADVIFLDTLLRGGWGQDFFPRTLPYVPGGGGAGEVLAVGDGVDPGWIGRSVVVRTGTGYAERVVADAEEIMPVPDGLAAVTAAALVHDGVTALGFHRLGAPRKGEWVLVSAAAGGAGTLLVQLAVDAGARVVAAASSEAKLAMARDLGAEAVVDYTRADWVERVREATGGGAALVYDGAGGALGATSVDAVADGGRFVTYGTAGGFAAPDRESAARRGVRLLMPLMDGPPDRETARELLGLALESAAEGRLRPAIGATYPLARAADAHRALAARTTVGKSLLLMDGE
- a CDS encoding ABC transporter ATP-binding protein; translation: MRTAAALVVGSAPGSFAGYIAVSLLLAAVPLTSAWATKFLVDGLIDRRPAGYLLTWGAVMAATGVALAVLPGFSAYCVKELQRSTRLAAHRRVAEVMNSFSGLTYFESPRMADRIRMARDSAGSASLELVESGTTAIRSLVISAGFAASLLALRPPLAALVLLGALPAVVMETRIHRQQVRTMWLLSPVHRKESFYSELLTGHRAAKEIRLFRAGHFVAGRAAREMAGANAVARRLDGRVLRYELVAESIAAVITTTGLAWAATDVWHGRLSVGDLTLLLAAITAAQGALSGLVNDSTRCYGALLHFEAFLDLCDTPDDLPRCEAPALLSPLREGISVEDVWFRHHDDQDWILRGVTLHIPVGLTTALVGVNGAGKSTLIKLLCRFYDPCKGRILWDGVDIRDFAPEVYRARLSAVFQDFMEYDLTAGENIGIGRLEALGDTAGIERAARRAGIHEEITRLSGGYDTLLSLVFRQDDPQAGSHSGHTLSGGQWQRLALARAILQDDADLLLLDEPSSRLDPAADHRLRALLRSLRQGRTTLLISHRLDSVRNADVIAVLDEGRTAETGTHGELLAKGGTYSGLVALQSDALDFRDTRPG
- a CDS encoding peroxiredoxin family protein codes for the protein MTTLYVVCGALAVAVCANLVLTTRLARAVRRDPTRPSAELEGPDTVSLPVGHELPSFEAKSFEGLPVGAAAMDEYVVGFFMIGCPPCQAAVDDYAALAGRLADSGIPAIAVIRHEPHELDRPAARHELDAETERLSRTAVVVHEEGDGSIITAFGVTAYPLFYRVRREGRRHVVVAEAPTTRHFRLMESV
- a CDS encoding MauE/DoxX family redox-associated membrane protein; the protein is MLEALIEVGRGAFTALFAVAAVSKLRAPAFADLSASLAALGPTGTRFGRFCAATLIVAEATVATVLLLGPASAGLGLAALLLAVLAGGVLMSTRRQLGLRCACFGTARETLGSRHLWRNTTLSALALFLALAPTGPTLPGTAERVLLTATGAGIGIAVVLHEAVAAALTPRKR